One stretch of Caloenas nicobarica isolate bCalNic1 chromosome 4, bCalNic1.hap1, whole genome shotgun sequence DNA includes these proteins:
- the LOC135988630 gene encoding LOW QUALITY PROTEIN: shootin-1-like (The sequence of the model RefSeq protein was modified relative to this genomic sequence to represent the inferred CDS: inserted 1 base in 1 codon; substituted 1 base at 1 genomic stop codon) — protein sequence MDWGAHSTEQLTAILESGGSEEEEDEDEEEAALVQEPLSLGQEADDAEQRLVELEQASQALLAELSALETEFEIERTCRQHAEAYAAQVKQENKELKRLSLAPMAPPALPQEQPPQEEPPEGDPDQHYGQQLQDLQKKLSWLLEQRKDLTNQVQELQKQNQDLQDQLEQEREQRQQLREALATSQRALKSPGXHAPPVLALVPPEPPLSPAVSQIVTQDYQEAMQQLELEQDLRLHAEAFAHEVRVSHEWPIHGAEEPRVPXRVTAVSPAPRLSPAPPCPLPQPQELDGARAALVAAEEEKLELRKRLEEAEGRLGALREEVMLLREKVAKDSSPQSQSPEVAVPVPPPPPPLPPPAAPVDPLSALRQRRGLANPQRNKPGGDDAKARAVQEMMQRIKAGVTARPLSPPQGARRSAVLELQSILGAPRTGRGPGRRQSSVQGRDRRLESILRRRRRAADGAPPPSPPGPQRGPDPGDKDIGTVPSPGSGDRGPFRARVSGGLPRTRPLARRAGDRGEPG from the exons ATGGACTGGGGTGCGCACAGCACGGAGCAGCTCACAG CCATCCTGGAGTCGGGAggcagcgaggaggaggaggatgaagatgaagaagaggcaGCCCTGGTGCAG GAGCCTCTGTCCCTCGGCCAGGAGGCGGATGACGCGGAGCAGCGGCTGGTGGAGCTGGAGCAAG CATCCCAGGCACTGCTGGCCGAGCTCTCGGCTCTGGAGACGGAGTTTGAGATTGAGAGGACGTGCCGGCAGCATGCCGAAGCCTACGCCGCCCAG gTGAAGCAGGAGAACAAGGAGCTGAAGCGGCTCAGCCTGGCCCCGAtggcccccccggccctgccccaggagcagcccccccAGGAGGAGCCCCCCGAGGGGGACCCCGACCAGCACTacgggcagcagctccagg ACCTGCAGAAGAagctctcctggctgctggagcagcgCAAGGACCTCACCAACCAGGTCCAGGAGCTCCAGAAGCAGAACCAGGACCTGCAGGACCAG ctggagcaggagcgggagcagcggcagcagctgcGGGAAGCCCTGGCCACCAGCCAGCGGGCACTGAA gtccccggggtgacacgcACCCCCGGTGCTGGCGCTGGtcccccccgagcccccgctgtccccggcAGTGTCCCAGATTGTCACCCAGGATTACCAGGAGGCgatgcagcagctggagctggagcaggacctgCGCCTGCATGCTGAAGCCTTCGCCCATGAGGTGCGgg TCTCCCATGAGTGGCCAATCCATGGGGCTGAGGAGCCCCGGGTCC GCAGGGTGACAGCGGTGTCCCCGGcccccaggctgtccccagcccccccgtGCCCCCTCCCGCag ccccaggagctggaCGGGGCCCGAGCGGCGCTGGTGGCGGCcgaggaggagaagctggagcTGAGGAAGAGGCTGGAGGAGGCCGAAGGGAGGCTGGGGGCGCTGCGGGAGGAAG TGATGTTGCTGCGGGAGAAGGTGGCCAAGGACTCGTCACCGCAGAGCCAGAGCCCCGAGGTGGCTGTGCCGGTGCCACCGCCGCCACCGCCACTGCCACCACCCGCTGCCCCCGTGGA CCCGCTCTCGGCGCTCAGGCAGAGGAGGGGGCTGGCGAACCCCCAGCGCA aCAAGCCTGGAGGTGACGATGCCAAAGCCCGGGCGGTGCAGGAGATGATGCAGCGGATCAAGGCTGGCGTGA ctgcacgtcccctgtcccctccgcAGGGCGCGCGGCGGAGCGcggtgctggagctgcagagcatcctg ggggccCCGAGGACGGGCAGGGGGCCCGGCCGGCGCCAGAGCAGCGTGCAGGGGCGGGACCGGCGGCTGGAGAGCATcctgcggcggcggcggcgggcggcggacGGGGcgccccccccgagcccccccggACCCCAGCGGGGGCCCGACCCTG GGGACAAGGACATCGGCACGGTCCCATCACCGGGGAGCGGGGACAGGGGCCCCTTCAGAGCCCGGGTGTCCGGTGGCCTCCCCAGGACGCGTCCCCTCGCCCgccgggctggggacaggggggagcCGGGGTAG